Proteins co-encoded in one Ictalurus furcatus strain D&B chromosome 9, Billie_1.0, whole genome shotgun sequence genomic window:
- the itgb1bp1 gene encoding integrin beta-1-binding protein 1, which translates to MFRKVKKRHSSSSSQSSEISTKSKSVESSLGGLSRSSTVASLDTDSTKSSGNSASETCAEFRVKYLGAVEKLDFEMSKALQEPLDLISYIDAAQQDGKLPFVPGEEEMILGVSKYGVKVASLDQCDVLHRHPLYLIVRMLCYEDGLGAGRNLLALNTTDAKQQQCSIWVYQCSNAEQAQAICKVLSASFDCVLASEKS; encoded by the exons ATGTTCCGCAAGGTCAAGAAGcgccacagcagcagcagctcccaGAGCAGTGAGATCAGCACCAAGAGCAAG TCTGTAGAGTCCAGTCTGGGAGGCCTGTCCAGGTCCAGCACAGTCGCCAGCCTTGATACAGACTCCACCAAGAGCTCAG GTAACAGTGCATCTGAGACATGCGCTGAGTTCAGAGTTAAATATTTGGGAGCTGTTGAGAAGCTGGACTTTGAGATGAGCAAAGCTCTCCAGGAGCCATTAGATCTGATCAGCTATATTGATGCAGCTCAG CAAGACGGAAAGCTGCCCTTTGTGCCtggagaagaggagatgatCCTGGGAGTGTCCAAGTATGGAGTCAAAGTGGCGTCTTTGGACCAGTGT GACGTGTTACACCGACACCCTCTCTACCTGATCGTGCGCATGCTGTGCTATGAAGACGGCCTTGGAGCTGGGAGGAACCTCCTGGCACTCAACACCACCGATGCCAAGCAGCAGCAGTGCAGCATCTGGGTCTACCAGTGCAGCAACGCG GAGCAAGCTCAAGCCATCTGTAAAGTGCTCTCAGCTTCCTTCGACTGTGTTCTGGCCTCGGAGAAATCCTGA
- the iah1 gene encoding isoamyl acetate-hydrolyzing esterase 1 homolog isoform X1, producing MGRKRVTPALNPRRSETGRQKKKKKLCSEHMYGVLSFSTMSKIKSIVWPRVVLFGDSITQFSFQEKGWGSDLANKLARKCDVVNRGLSGYNTRWAKLVLPRVIPNHGASHRSIAAVTVFFGANDSALEDKNPQQHVPREEYSENLKDIVKYLASAGVPKDKVIFISPPPIQEELWEKECILKGCSLNRLNSVAGQYAQVCVQTAKQCGVDVIDLWSLMQKDGEDFSVYLSDGLHLSEKGNRFVAEHVWSLLESKVADLPFILPYWADVDCENPENSLLCD from the exons at GGGGCGCAAGCGAGTAACTCCTGCATTAAACCCCAGGCGAAGTGAAACAGggagacagaagaagaagaagaagctatGTTCAGAACATATGTATGGTGTACTTTCATTTAGCACCATGTCGAAAATAAAGAGTATTGTATGGCCTCGGGTGGTTCTGTTTGGAGACTCGATTACACAG ttttctttCCAAGAGAAAGGATGGGGCTCTGATTTAGCAAACAAGCTGGCGAG AAAGTGTGACGTGGTGAACAGAGGTTTGTCTGGATACAACACTCGATGGGCTAAACTGGTTCTTCCCCGGGTCATCCCAAATCACGGTGCTTCTCATCGTTCTATCGCAGCAGTGACCGTGTTCTTCGGTGCAAACGACTCTGCCCTGGAAG ATAAGAACCCGCAGCAGCATGTTCCCCGTGAGGAATACTCGGAGAATCTGAAGGACATAGTGAAATATCTGGCCTCAGCTGGCGTGCCTAAGGACAAGGTCATATTCATCAGTCCTCCACCAATTCAAGAGGAACTCTGGGAAAAAGAGTGCATACTAAAAG GATGTTCTCTGAACCGTCTTAACTCTGTGGCTGGTCAGTATGCTCAGGTGTGTGTCCAGACTGCAAAACAGTGTGGAGTGGACGTGATCGACCTCTGGTCCCTCATGCAAAAAGATGGAGAG GACTTCTCAGTGTATCTCTCAGACGGCTTGCACCTCTCTGAGAAGGGCAACCGGTTTGTAGCCGAGCACGTGTGGAGCCTGTTAGAGAGCAAAGTGGCTGATTTACCCTTTATCCTGCCTTACTGGGCTGATGTAGACTGTGAGAACCCTGAGAACAGCCTGCTGTGTGATTAG
- the iah1 gene encoding isoamyl acetate-hydrolyzing esterase 1 homolog isoform X2, whose protein sequence is MYGVLSFSTMSKIKSIVWPRVVLFGDSITQFSFQEKGWGSDLANKLARKCDVVNRGLSGYNTRWAKLVLPRVIPNHGASHRSIAAVTVFFGANDSALEDKNPQQHVPREEYSENLKDIVKYLASAGVPKDKVIFISPPPIQEELWEKECILKGCSLNRLNSVAGQYAQVCVQTAKQCGVDVIDLWSLMQKDGEDFSVYLSDGLHLSEKGNRFVAEHVWSLLESKVADLPFILPYWADVDCENPENSLLCD, encoded by the exons ATGTATGGTGTACTTTCATTTAGCACCATGTCGAAAATAAAGAGTATTGTATGGCCTCGGGTGGTTCTGTTTGGAGACTCGATTACACAG ttttctttCCAAGAGAAAGGATGGGGCTCTGATTTAGCAAACAAGCTGGCGAG AAAGTGTGACGTGGTGAACAGAGGTTTGTCTGGATACAACACTCGATGGGCTAAACTGGTTCTTCCCCGGGTCATCCCAAATCACGGTGCTTCTCATCGTTCTATCGCAGCAGTGACCGTGTTCTTCGGTGCAAACGACTCTGCCCTGGAAG ATAAGAACCCGCAGCAGCATGTTCCCCGTGAGGAATACTCGGAGAATCTGAAGGACATAGTGAAATATCTGGCCTCAGCTGGCGTGCCTAAGGACAAGGTCATATTCATCAGTCCTCCACCAATTCAAGAGGAACTCTGGGAAAAAGAGTGCATACTAAAAG GATGTTCTCTGAACCGTCTTAACTCTGTGGCTGGTCAGTATGCTCAGGTGTGTGTCCAGACTGCAAAACAGTGTGGAGTGGACGTGATCGACCTCTGGTCCCTCATGCAAAAAGATGGAGAG GACTTCTCAGTGTATCTCTCAGACGGCTTGCACCTCTCTGAGAAGGGCAACCGGTTTGTAGCCGAGCACGTGTGGAGCCTGTTAGAGAGCAAAGTGGCTGATTTACCCTTTATCCTGCCTTACTGGGCTGATGTAGACTGTGAGAACCCTGAGAACAGCCTGCTGTGTGATTAG
- the adam17a gene encoding disintegrin and metalloproteinase domain-containing protein 17a, whose amino-acid sequence MKFLIILTLTLAPLWVKCALNPRSAEKELRNQEEEEVFESLSSMLADFEVLPASSLQQHSLRKRDVDSPAHVERLVSFTALKKHFKLYLTTNTELFTDHFKAVFIDDKGWEKNYDVEMQNYFRGHVVGEEHSRVQAHMDGDEFSAHILTDEAEYNVEPLWRFTEKAPDSRLLVYRSEDIKNISRLASPKVCGYINAQVPQLLPEEARTAAEAQKDGGQRVRRQAHNHKKNTCTLLLVADYRFYKHMGREEESTTLNYLIELIDRVDDIYRNTSWDDEFKGYGVQIHQIIINKYPTKVSPGQIHYNMEGSPRKDNQVWDVKKLLEQFSLDIADNASAVCLAHLFTYQDFDEGTLGLAYVASSRDQALGGLCSKPYYPVPSVKKASYLNTGLTSTKNYGKTILTKEADLVTTHELGHNFGAEHDPDNIAYCAPSDEQGGKFVMYPIAVSGDHSNNKRFSNCSKASVSRTLKVKAPQCFKVRTRNLCGNSRVEEGEECDPGLLHRNDDPCCTASCKLKKGVQCSDRNSPCCYKCMFQEVNKICQESINATCKASSSCTGYSSECPSPGNLPDTTECVDRGRCRGGECVPFCEATQNLRSCACNDTDSSCKVCCKNSSGLCTPFKFANGDYLYLRKGKPCTVGFCDGHGKCMKQVQDVVERLWDFIDKLDINSFGKFLADNIVGSVVVFSLIFWIPLSILVHCVDKKLDRQYEENSKSLIYPSNMEILSSLEGAPMRIIKAPFLPPPPPPPSSVSAARPVQGHPSGTSTSSPTTSSSESRADPPRMATIEEDSSGDSPPGTAFSPSSAAAKSFEDLTEHSPLTRQNRRLQRQARVESKETEC is encoded by the exons AGAGCCTCAGCTCAATGCTGGCAGACTTCGAGGTGCTTCCTGCTTCCAGTCTCCAGCAGCACTCCTTAAGGAAGAGGGACGTGGACTCGCCGGCACATGTCGAACGTCTAGTCAGCTTCACAGCTCTGAAGAA GCATTTCAAGTTGTACCTGACCACCAACACTGAGCTTTTCACTGACCATTTCAAAGCTGTGTTCATAGATGACAAAGGGTGGGAGAAGAATTATGATGTCGAAATGCAAAATTACTTCAGAGGACATGTAGTAG GTGAGGAGCATTCGCGGGTGCAGGCCCACATGGACGGAGATGAATTTTCAGCGCACATTCTGACTGATGAAGCCGAGTACAATGTGGAG ccTTTATGGAGGTTCACAGAGAAAGCCCCAGACAGTCGCCTGCTGGTGTACCGCTCTGAGGACATCAAGAACATTAGCCGACTGGCCTCACCCAAAGTATGTGGCTACATCAACGCTCAGGTTCCACAGTTGCTTCCGGAGGAGGCCAGAACAGCAGCAGAGGCACAGAAGGATGGAG GCCAGAGAGTGCGGAGGCAAGCACACAACCACAAGAAGAACACCTGCACACTGCTACTGGTGGCAGACTACCGCTTCTACAAGCACATGGGCCGTGAAGAAGAGAGCACCACACTGAACTATCTG ATCGAGCTGATTGACAGAGTGGATGACATCTACAGGAACACTTCATGGGATGATGAGTTTAAAGGCTATGGTGTACAGATTCATCAG ATCATCATAAACAAGTATCCAACTAAAGTGTCTCCAGGACAGATTCACTATAATATGGAAGGAAGCCCACGAAAAGACAACCAAGTGTGGGATGTCAAGAAGCTTCTAGAA CAATTCAGTTTGGACATAGCAGATAACGCTTCAGCCGTGTGCCTGGCTCATCTCTTTACCTATCAGGATTTTGATGAAGGCACTCTTGGACTTGCGTATGTAGCCTCCTCCAGAGACCAGGCCTTGGGAGGACTCTGCTCAAAAC CTTACTATCCAGTCCCTTCAGTGAAGAAAGCCAGCTACCTGAACACTGGCTTAACCAGCACTAAGAACTATGGCAAGACCATTCTTACCAAG GAGGCAGACCTGGTGACCACTCACGAGCTTGGACACAACTTCGGAGCAGAACACGACCCAGACAACATTGCCTACTGTGCTCCAAGCGACGAGCAAGGAGGCAAGTTCGTAATGTACCCCATCGCCGTGAGTGGCGATCATTCGAACAATAAG CGGTTCTCCAACTGCAGCAAAGCCTCAGTGAGCCGGACTCTGAAGGTCAAGGCTCCACAGTGCTTCAAGGTACGCACCAGAAATTTGTGTGGCAACTCTCGGGTTGAAGAAGGAGAAGAGTGTGACCCCGGGCTCCTCCATCGCAACGATGACCCCTGCTGTACAGCCAGCTGTAAGCTGAAAAAGGGTGTGCAGTGCAG TGACAGGAACAGTCCATGCTGCTACAAATGCATGTTCCAAGAAGTTAATAAGATCTGCCAGGAGTCCATCAATGCCACCTGTAAAGCTAGCTCATCATGCACAG gcTACAGCAGTGAGTGTCCATCTCCTGGAAATCTGCCCGATACGACAGAGTGTGTGGATAGGGGCCGGTGCCGGGGAGGCGAGTGTGTTCCTTTTTGTGAGGCCACACAGAACCTTCGCTCCTGCGCGTGCAATG ATACGGACAGCTCATGTAAAGTCTGCTGTAAGAACTCAAGTGGACTGTGCACTCCTTTTAAATTTGCAAATGGAGATTATCTGTACCTGCGGAAGGGGAAGCCCTGCACCGTGGGCTTCTGCGATGGCCAT GGTAAATGCATGAAGCAGGTACAAGACGTTGTCGAGAGGTTGTGGGATTTTATTGACAAGCTGGACATCAACTCATTTG GGAAGTTCCTGGCTGACAATATAGTGGGCTCTGTGGTGGTCTTTTCCCTCATCTTCTGGATCCCTCTGAGCATTCTGGTGCACTGTGTG GACAAGAAGCTGGACAGACAGTATGAGGAGAACTCCAAGTCTCTAATATACCCCAGC aaTATGGAAATCCTGAGCAGTCTGGAGGGGGCTCCCATGCGCATCATCAAAGCCCcctttcttcctcctcctcctcctcctccttcttctgtTTCAGCAGCGCGACCCGTGCAGGGACACCCCAGCGGCACCAGCACATCTTCGCCTACAACCTCCTCTTCCGAGTCCAGAGCGGATCCTCCGCGTATGGCCACCATCGAGGAGGACTCCAGCGGCGACTCTCCACCAGGGACAGCCTTCTCCCCGAGCTCTGCGGCAGCCAAGTCGTTCGAGGACCTCACCGAACATTCACCACTAACCCGTCAGAACAGACGACTGCAGAGACAAGCACGCGTCGAGAGTAAAGAGACCGAGTGCTGA